The Topomyia yanbarensis strain Yona2022 chromosome 3, ASM3024719v1, whole genome shotgun sequence nucleotide sequence ACACTGGTTATGCCAGATTTCGAACTAAATATACTAGATTTCGTGATTGCTGTTGATGTATATTTAATATTATGATATTATTAAATGAATTTTATGACCAACACATTAGTTTTGATTAAAATTTCCACTGGATTGCAATTTCATTATTAACAGTTTTACGTGCTTTTCTCAACGTTGTGCAATTTAAACTTTTGACCAGTTGAAACGCAGAATTAAACTAATATAAGTTTTATTTGTTAAAAATACTATGAAGACCGTTTTATTAACTCCTTGATGTATTTTATGCTCTTAAAATGGTAACTTTAAGGGTCAAAATCgagtttaaccgttatgtgcccaacaaaaaacacctttaacatgccaacgagggtacccgggtacccacgaattgaaatgctcataactatggcttcctttaaccgatttggacacttttagatattttggattcaggaaattgtctactttttgattctgtaaaattgaaccgaatgaatggatctggttctttataatccggattttccggagtaatgttccagtactgggttatgatttgtaaattttaataatgttctggcaatatgagtatcaaaacacttcaaattgtctcggaagccTGTTATTTGTTGTTACGGTATCCTATGGCAGTTGGAAAAATGGAATGGCGACTCACGGGCTAACGGGGACCTGCTCCGGAatatccgttccggggtcaaatcaccaaatggttccaaaaccacaagatatagcctactgatgcaattccaagaattttgatactcatattactagtattccattgaaattcataaATAGTATCCcaacactggaacatgcttccggaaatccggattctcGGGAACCAAATGATGTAAGCCGATTTATTTTTatcaagtctaaaagtggatgagttcccgaatccaaaacaccaaaaagtatcaaaatcggttggaaattaccttaattattaatatttcagttttgtgggtacccgggttcgcgcgtcggcctgttacgtagtaaaaaaattcaggagcccctcctcactcccccttactatatcaacactattattaacccaaaagcttgacttagggaagttctaagatgtcgcgaagtttcaattttcagctatggataaaacatgggaattttattaattgaaacctaaaaaggtacctgGGTACCGcatcggacacataacggttaaacacTAACAAAATCAAGGGTAGACAAAATTGGAGACAGACAAAATTACGTGCACTGTATCACAAAGTGGCGGACTTATTGATCATTGAGTGAAGCGGCCCATCACTATAGTACCTCATTGGATTGTGTGGCGTTGTTACGATAAATTAGGCGCATTACCTTGAAATACCCATCCATATTAATACTTTTACAGGATGATAGCCAGATCATCTAACTTGGTATTGTAAATGTACCTAATTGTAATAATTtatattaataatatttttggaACAAGCTCCCGTAGTAACCTAGGGAATGACGTAACGAAGAAcggtgcaaaatttcaaagcgattcGCCCAATATActttgagttatgatgtacaccgcATTTTTCCGAGGCGTCTTCGGAGATTAACTGTCATTCAcacaatttccaatattttagaaaaacaaatttggtaatgtatataacattattgGACAAAAATTTACTGAATAGTCGAACACTCTCTGTGTCgtcaaaaaaatattgaaaacagATTGTTTTTCACAGAAAATTCCTTCTTAACCACTAGGCCCCTTGTGTAACTAACTTAGACAAAACTTCGTTTAAATATTAACTACCTTTCCCGGCAGTTTTCGGATCAAGTCGATAATAACATTGTCCATCAGTTTGTAacttagtgttgttcgaatgtccaAAGTACCATCCAGAATCAAAAATGTGAACTAGTTGTTTTGTAAGACctacgttttcaaaaaattctgGACCCCCTGCCGATTATTTTGCACTGTTACCAAAAAATCGAATGGGGAAAATAAAACTGTACCGTAGTattgaaacgttggaagtatTCAAGTTTTCtacaaaatagaaataaaaattccgccattttatgagaaaaaaatccttaactgaaaaattattttgaaaactcaacgtaggggttagcgatttttacatagaatgtgtatgcaaagtttgaaataattcggttaagtagtttttgaatagaagttaacaccgcaaatcgtattTTCCCagagatgttctacaaaaaacttagtcaccgagtcgcttgtcgatattcttcatagaaaaattacagaatattaTTGGAATGATGCATtataatatacaaaattttgatcaattcgcttcacccaaatctctgaaaaaatcataaaagaatgtGTTTTTTCACGCCGAAACCCTTACCCGCCCCCTTATTAGTTTCAACCCATTGTAGAAATTTGCAAAGACCTACCACTTTCACCGAAGCCAACAAATTCGATTACGCCTAATTTTTTACTATCACTTTGCAAACTGaacattcaaaatttttatctAGACGTATTTCCTTAAAGCTCGTAATTATCTAGTATCAATTTAGGCGTGAACCAGCAAAGCGCATGATCTGCACCGAACGCAGCCAACAAGTTGACAACTACCTACATATAGCACCAATGCGCATATCTACAGATGTGGTTGAACGTCATATTTGAATGTGTTAGTAgcggaaaaaatcgaaaaaagtatGTAGACGGCTACGGCTCATGACGTACAAGTCGAATGACACAAAAattacatcactagctggtgtaaaataataaacaaaggcggcaaaagcaaatgggtTTGTTTTCAACCACGAAACTTTATTACTGTTCGTGAGACCgaccgacaagaactcaatggaATAATCAATATATTACGTAATAAAGTTACAGAAACCACGAGTAAGAGAAAAATAGCATTGCCACACCTATGTAGAATTCCAAACATTgaaaccagagatgccagatttgcagacaagtctgcaaattcgcagacttttaatttaagctgcagattttttcgatgacgcagatatttgcagattttttagtttggttgcagatatttgcagattttttagtttggttgcagatatttacagatttttgaatataaaggcttttggttacactagctttcctgacaatttttgttcttcccagacttttaaaattattattgcagacatttgaaaaaagtacctggcatctctgattgAAACAGAACCTGACACTCAAACACGAACGGAAAATTTAGCCACAtgtttttgtttacagttttaCCGAGTTTCAGAAACGCAGCAGATTACATGCGGTACCATTATTACTGCTAAATTTAGGCTTGTTTTTCtatcaatatatcataaaatACTGCTATAGTAATGGGCAAAAAGgataaaaacaagaaaaaggGAAAAGGCGCAGAGAAAACTGCCATGAAAACGGATAAAAAGCTTGCAAATCGACAGAAAAAGTTGATCACAAAACTCGGTGAGGTAAGAACATGTCAAATTATTAAGGATTTTGAATTATATTTTAACAGTGCATTACACCAGTGTAGGCCCatataaaaacgaaaacgctattaaaACATTTCTATATTATAGGACGACATAGAAAACATTGTGGCCAAGTACGAGTCGAAGGAAACCAAATCGTCAGATTTAATCGAATCTGTGTGTGCTCCTCCAACAGCTCGCGTTAACTTCTCGATCGTCTCTCATCCTGACAAGGAAGAACTATTTATCCATGGTGGTGAGTTTTTTAACGGTCAGAAAACAGTGGTCTACGGAGAATTTTTTAGCTACAATATAGCGAAGAATGAGTGGAAACAGCTTAAATCTTCGACATGCCCTGCACCCCGAAGCGGTCATCAGATGATATCCGTCAGTACAGATGGTGGTCAGATTTGGTTGTTTGGAGGAGAATTTGCATCACCAACGCAACTGCAATTCTATCACTTCAAGGACATGTGGGTGTATCGGATCGGGAAAAAACAGTGGGAAAAAATTAATGCCGCAAATGGTCCCAGTGCCCGAAGCGGTCATCGGATGGTCGTtacgaaaaaaaccatttttgtctTTGGTGGCTTCCACGATAACAATAATTCATACAGATACTTCAACGATCTgtatgcattttctcttgaaacttacACGTGGAATAAGGTTGATGTAGTTGGAACTGGACCAGCGCCGCGGTCTGGATGCTGCATGATTGCCAATTCTGATGGTAAAATTCTTATATGGGGTGGGTACTCGAAAGCATCAGTTAAAAAGGAGATCGACCGAGGAGTTACTCATGCGGATATGTTCTCTCTGACGTTTGATAAAAGTAATACAAAATCATATAAATGGACCAATATCAAACCGGGTGGTAAGAAACCTCCACCTCGAAGTGGAATGAGTGCAGCAGTTGCAGCGAATGGCAAAGTTTACACTTTTGGCGGCGTCATGGATACTGAGGAAGATGAAGAAGATGTCCGCGGTATGTTCAGCAACGAGGTTCATACACTTGATCCGGCATCACACACGTGGAGAAAGCTGGACATCTCTTTGAAAAAAGCCCATAAGAAGCAAGATACTGAAATGCTTGAAACTAAACCCGCAGAAGAAAAAACTCTCGTTTTCGATGATGGTGTGTTTACGATGTCTGTCGGAGGATCTTCCAAAATTACTTCTGATACTAGGAATAAACCCGAATTGACTGAGCTACCGGGACCTTCTCCGAGAATGAACGCAGGCATTGTTGTTTGCAAAAGTACTTTGTTTATCTACGGTGGTCTTTACGAATATGGAAGCCGGCAGTATACGCTGAGTGATTTTTATTCGTTAGGTAAGACTGCATTCAATCAAAGATATTAACGAGAAAGATACCCAGCTTCGATATTTTCCATACATTCAATTGGAGACATCCCTTATAACCTATTAGTACCTGTTGGCTAATATCTACTACTGGGCTTTTTCTCTATGAGTTTAACAAAGATTCGCTCGTTAGGCCGTTTAAATGTCAAGTCGCTTGATCTAGAGCTTAGGTAATGCGCTGCAGTGAGCGAAATTCCAACTAGTGTATGCTCAAAACAGTGTCTTTAGTTTTTCGATGAAGTTGGGTATCTTCCTTCTTATTGATATCTTTGATCAATATTACATGGATCATCAGTCATATTATATGAGCTACGATGGATTGATCTAATGAACGAGTATCATTCACGAGTATTATTATCCTCTTACCTGTTACTAATTCTAGAATTATACAATCAtacttgaaaatagttttcactTGCAATTCGAAAAGATTCAAACGATTCATACATGCATTGATGCTCAAGTTAACGATCAAAAGTTTAtggaaaaaattcaaaaaaaaaatcctaataaaatatttacaaatattcatgagtaattttttttttaattttgcagatCTCCATAAGTTAGATCAATGGAAAACTTTAATTGCAAATAGTCTCACGGAATGGCTTGGTTCTGATAGCGAAGACAGTTCATCGAACGAAGAaaccgacgacgacgatgaagaAGATTCTGATGACGATGATAGCGATTCAAATGAGGACGATAGCTCAGAAATGGATACTGAATAACAACAATTGCTACCTGAGGCTTTAAGACATTTCTCTAAAACTATCTGATGCACAGTTCTGTCACCGAGCTGACATACAGAGAATGTTTCCAATGAGCGTAGGAAAAAAAACTGTCATTTTGAAATGCCATCAGCAAGCAGCAACTTGCTACTAGCTGGAGCTACGATCGACTAGCGATGGTGCTTTTCAAAGTATTTTCGTTTAAAAATATCTGTGGTTTtgttattttataaataaatccTATCATCCTATTATAAATAAATCCTATTCAAATCATTTCACGCAAACTACTTAGGGGTTTAAGACAGCTGAAGTCTTATGTACAACTTACAGCCAACCTAAACTTTTGAACAAGCTCTGAtggaaaagttattttcgatttgtttaccTCCACCTAGGGTAACGAGGGTATTTTGGACCACCACCATATTTTGGACcatttgactttattttgtACTATTTACCACATAAAGTTCATAATAAAGTGTTGCGAACGTAACTCATACATCATTATAATAAAAAGCATTTCTCATATTTTTACATTGAAATAGTAGGATAAGAACCAGTAAATAGAAAATGAAAACGTTTCTGCACTTACGAAGAATCGGTCCAATATCAATAGGATGTGGGTTGGTTATAACCAACGTTAAAGAGTTATTCTTTCTTatgtttataaattttaatCAAGTAAATATGGTCATTACCCTAATGAAATACGACTAAAAAGGTTTAACCGTTGAAATGAGCGATCAAATGTGTTAAATTTGTGATTTAGggtgtgtccaaaatatgttagTCGTTTCTATACAAGACATATTTTCGCCATGCACCAATCATGAGTTTTGACAGCTCTTTGTTTACCTACTATTCGTATCAAAACTTTCAGTCTGAGTTGCTGGAagacggcgccgatggttgggtggtaagcgtgaccgccacccaccccagttggtctgggttcaatcccagtcgaggtcgttgagatttttcagaggtgagaaaaatctgaggtcacgccttccttcggaagggaagtaaagccgttggtccccggtccatgagttgatgggtcgatatccaatccagatagtgggagtgtcacctctctggcgtcggtgtttggcctcgtagcggaagtaggccgacggaaaataaacagaattggaGGAGGAGGAGTTGCTGGAACACCACTGCTTAGTCAATTGCAGGTATTTTTATAGAATTATTGGtaaaaaatgcacaaaaattCCGTCCTTTTGCTTGCAGATG carries:
- the LOC131690142 gene encoding kelch domain-containing protein 4; this translates as MGKKDKNKKKGKGAEKTAMKTDKKLANRQKKLITKLGEDDIENIVAKYESKETKSSDLIESVCAPPTARVNFSIVSHPDKEELFIHGGEFFNGQKTVVYGEFFSYNIAKNEWKQLKSSTCPAPRSGHQMISVSTDGGQIWLFGGEFASPTQLQFYHFKDMWVYRIGKKQWEKINAANGPSARSGHRMVVTKKTIFVFGGFHDNNNSYRYFNDLYAFSLETYTWNKVDVVGTGPAPRSGCCMIANSDGKILIWGGYSKASVKKEIDRGVTHADMFSLTFDKSNTKSYKWTNIKPGGKKPPPRSGMSAAVAANGKVYTFGGVMDTEEDEEDVRGMFSNEVHTLDPASHTWRKLDISLKKAHKKQDTEMLETKPAEEKTLVFDDGVFTMSVGGSSKITSDTRNKPELTELPGPSPRMNAGIVVCKSTLFIYGGLYEYGSRQYTLSDFYSLDLHKLDQWKTLIANSLTEWLGSDSEDSSSNEETDDDDEEDSDDDDSDSNEDDSSEMDTE